From the genome of Prunus persica cultivar Lovell chromosome G8, Prunus_persica_NCBIv2, whole genome shotgun sequence:
TACATTATAGAGGAAGTACAGTTACAACAAACATATCATCTGGCAGGATATATACTTTCAACAGACAGTTAAAACGTGTGAGGACAACATGTCTCTGAGGGCAGCAGCATACGCAGTTTTAAGGTCAAATTCATCACATTGATTTATATTCCCAATAAATGTGGAAACGAAGTcccttctttgtttcttcttaaGTATCAGTGTCTTGTTATTGAttgtggtttttatttttcggaAGTCAGTTTAGTGTAGCAAATGAGAGAATAATTCAAGGCACCTTACTTGTATAACCATTAGTAACACTTCGAAGAAATTTGTAAGATTTGTTTGTGAGCTGTCATTGAATTCCAGCTCTTTCTAGCTCAATGGCAATTCTTCTGGGAAATTAAAAGGAATTGTATTTTTTAGTGtctttattatgttttgttcaTGCATTCAATAATGATGGGACAAAGCTCACAGCCtacagaaaagaaaggaatacCAACAAATTCTACAATTATAGCTAAAGATAAATTATTTGTTCAGAAATATGTCATTACAAAATCAGTATAGCCAAATtgttctaattttttaaaatgcaaACATTTTGGAGCCGTTTCTAGTCAAAAACGTAGCTTGATGTTCGATCACAAGACCTTGAATGCATGGATAATTACTTTTAACTACTTGAACTATAAACCTCCTTACAACTAGATAACATTACTTACATAcacaaagaaaatcaaaagtactgatatatatatttggtaaGCCTCAATATTTGATCCGAATTGACACATCCCTACCAGAAAAcattagttttaatttaaggggaaaaaaaaagaagaagaagaaacagaaacgTATTAATAATAGCGGTACATAATGAATGGCTAAGAATTCAACGGTCAAGATGATTGATGCACATCAGCTGTCGTGCACCTGTGCAGCACCATCccccacaaaacaaaaccctcACAAAGCCCTCGCCAGAGAAGCCACACTCTTGGCAACAGTAACTCAGAAAATGGCTTGGCGCTCAGCTGGTTCGTTGTCTCGGTCATTGGTTTCTacggctagggtttcgtcGCTCCGTTCGGCGCCACCTCTCCGTCGTCTCCGTCCACCGACTGTCTCCACTCCTCGTCGCCTCGCATTCGCTTCTCCCAGGTCCCCTTTCAGGCTCTCCTTTGAAAAAAAGAGATTATTTTTCACCTATATGTTATTTGCTgattggttgctgagaaaatggAGGAAATTGAATCATGCGTTGTTATCTGATGATATCTGTTGATTTGgtgatttatttttcacaaatatACTGGAAAAATCGTGTGATTTTGGGGTTTCATGGTCTAGAATAGAGTGAAACAAGCGAAATGTTTGGTTCAccattagaaaaagaaaaagaaatttaaaggcaaaatcttttctttctgttcATTTCCACTGTTTGGAGTAATTGGGAAGAGAAAATGGATTAAGTAGCCAATCATTTTCTGGGAGGACGTCTCTTATTCTTTGCCCTTTGCAACAATCGACTGGATCATGAATTTTCTATAGTTGTTTAGTgtacccttttctttttatttcatatcTGGTTGCTTTACATTATGAAAGAGTTCTTTTTATGACATTTGCCTTCTGGAATCTGAAAATAGCGGTTACTTATTTATGGTATGAGTATAACAAATAGTCTTCTCATTTTTACTGGcgttgttttgtttcttttaggAACTTGGGAGAACTGGGCTGCATACAATCGCTTTTGCCAATGCACAGTGTGACGGCTGCAACTTGCCTCACATCTCATCTGGCTGTCAATGCGCGTGGTTGTTGCGAGTTGTCACACGGTACCTTCTGCCGTACTTGTCAGGATCGCTAGTAGTCTCTTTGTGAGTCTTGCTGATTCTAGGACACAtgacaaaattgaaagaaatgtTTTTTGccgttttgttttcaatcctTCCGCTGATGGCCCGGGAGAGCGTTAAAGTAGAATAAGTAGTGTTGGCTCATTTAAATCTAGACACTGTTTGATTGATAGAATGATTTTTAAACTAGGTAGGATTTGTAAGTATATTAAGATTGGTTATTAAGAAGAAATTGGGATTGGGATTGATAGGGAGGAACAGAAAAGACGGGTGATGCGCACAGACTTCCAATCATCCAAAGGCAGGAGAATGATGCATCGTTGTAGGTCCTCTTTCATTCCTTGTTTGGACGTTACAGATATTaagcttttcaattttgaatttgagtAAACAGAGTGGTGTTTGGTCAAATAACGTGCTTagataacaaatttaaatactttttctctcttgtttcAGGTTATTATAAAATTGACTGATTGCATCGAGTACTTGTTCTTTTTAGTCAATAATTgctttgatatattttttttccccatgtTAAATAAGAAACACCTATGGACTCTTTGCTTTTGTTAGTTTTTCTCTGCATAATTTGTTTGCTAGTCTGAAGTTGGGGAGTGGGAATGACTCATTAGTTGGACctatgtatttgttttttctgcTTATGATACATTCTTATGGTAACATTGTTTCTGACAAAAACTGCTGCAATTTGGATAGGCGTGTAATTTCTTCTGTCAGTCATAAATTCAGTAATAGaacaaaaaattgtctttGTTGAttaaaaggaaatgaaaagCTTTTATATGAAAGCTGCTTATATGGTTTTATCTTCAATCTGTCACATGCActtaatcttttatttttattttatgttaaaactCTTGCTATGTTCGAGTGCATCACTGCATTCAACTTATGCTGCAAATGGGATTTTGTTAGCTGTTTGACTTTTAACCTTTTGATTTGGAAGGATATCCTCGCATTTTGGTGCAGTTATTAGTCTGGATATTCATTTTAAGCATGGAGTTGGGGAATAACCAGAACAAGTGTTTTGATATGCTTGGATTTCATGGAATAAGCTATAATTTGGTTTGTTACTGCCAATCTGATTTAAAATTCTTACACAGCTCTGCCCCTCTGCTATGCAATTGCAGGGACTTGAAAAGACATTTGGATCAGCATAGTTGAGTGCAACTATATATTGGGGTTGATCGTAGAGTTTGGCTGTATCCTGTAGGAATGAGTGCTTTTGGATTAGGAtccttttatattttgttcttaATAAGAAACTTGATAGTTCATCTGATATCTGTAATGACCTTTAGGATGAAGGTTTATAGGTGTTTGAACTTCAGTGCTTATTCTTGAATCTTGGTCAATTTCTGTGTCTTGTGAGTTGTGATTAATTGTTTCAAGGGTCTCTGTTGATTATAACATTATGTtagttttttctcttttgaataATAATGTCAGTTGTTCTAAATTTGCAGCATTTGTTTGTacttatttttgggtttatattGATAATGCACAAATGCTAAAAGCTCTGTGTTAGAGTAGCAGGACTATAAAGCCCATTCTTCTATCACTTTGTGATAATTCATTATTCCTTTTAGGAAGCTGAGACTCTAAAAACAAGAAGACAAATTCAATTGCAACTCCAATCAATACTGTTGCTAGGTGGAAGGTTTTCATGTCATTTCCAAAGATCCTAATAGCTCTTATAATGCATCTATGACTCGTGATTCTGTTTATATATCGATAATTATTCCCGGTGCAAGTGTCATAATAGAGACTTGAAATCACATGGGATGCTGATATTGTGAGAAGGAAGAGCACAAGTGGTGTCGCTGTTAGTTTGTGCAAGTATGGCCCATTGCACATTGCATTGATCTGTTTGTGGGAGAGGATGAAGTTCCAACCTGGAGAAGCTGGTTCATGAATCATGTGTTGGAAATAGTTGGTCTTCTATTGGTTAGTGGCCAATGTGTAGGTAGACAACTGCCAAATTTGGTAATCTTCTGTTTGCCTAAGCACTTCTCAAAACAGTTAATCTATCGCAAACTTCAATCATGTAGCGTGCTTTGGCCGTAAACCGATGAGCTCTGCACCCGAATCGCACCAAGTTTGGTCGAACAGCTCTGTAGAGCATGACATGAGTTAGCTAAATTCATCTTACTACCCTTGTAGTTTAGCTCATGTTTGGTTTCTGATTAGAGGTTCCTTGTCCTTGTTGCAAGTTTTTCCTTTAGCTGCTTGATACCTTTTTGGTTACAAGAGAGCCAACTGGGGAGAGAGATTCAAAATCTAAACTTGGAAGTATGGGAAGAACgataatcattttcttttttattcaaatacGGGGAGAACGAGACCTGAACTCTTGCCGTCTTGTAAAGTAATATGCTTTTACCACTAGGAGATTATTGAGCAACGATTCTATATTTAGCTAAAACTTTTAATGAAGTTTATCACTGGTGTTCATGGTAATCAAATATAACATCACCaataaattaaagttaaaaattaaattaaataaataaataaataaaaagtggtAACAGAAGGTTCGTTTTCGTTTGAGCATGtcaaacaaacagaaaacatcAAGTTGGTTTTTCTCATTTGCACTCGTACCAAATGttgattttaaaagaaaaaaagaaagtgaaaggCCACTGTCAATGTCAGCTGTCGATGCAAAGTTTCAGTTCATTCTTGTAACAAAGAAGCATTTGGGGCCACATGCAACTTGCAACTTGCTCTCAACTCAAACATACATGGGCTATTATTTGAAGAGAATCCATGAAGAGAAAAAATCCAAGTGAACACCAAGTTCTTCCCATCCCCACTTTCTCTTGTGGTCCACAGTCCACAAGGAGACATTCaacaaagttttttttcatAGGTGGATTTAACTCAAGTCACATTGAAGTGGGGCAGGAAATTAATCGAATCTAGGTTCAACATTTGTTGCAAACAAAGAAAGTCAAGAGATCGATAATAAATTAGTAATCATTTTCTCCATTCACTCAAAGcttcaagaaagaaatggaTCACATTTTCTAATCATATTAGCAAGTCATA
Proteins encoded in this window:
- the LOC18767012 gene encoding protein NUCLEAR FUSION DEFECTIVE 6, chloroplastic/mitochondrial isoform X1: MAKNSTVKMIDAHQLSCTCAAPSPTKQNPHKALAREATLLATVTQKMAWRSAGSLSRSLVSTARVSSLRSAPPLRRLRPPTVSTPRRLAFASPRNLGELGCIQSLLPMHSVTAATCLTSHLAVNARGCCELSHGTFCRTCQDR
- the LOC18767012 gene encoding protein NUCLEAR FUSION DEFECTIVE 6, chloroplastic/mitochondrial isoform X2, which encodes MAKNSTVKMIDAHQLSCTCAAPSPTKQNPHKALAREATLLATVTQKMAWRSAGSLSRSLVSTARVSSLRSAPPLRRLRPPTVSTPRRLAFASPRNLGELGCIQSLLPMHSVTAATCLTSHLAVNARGCCELSHGT